NNNNNNNNNNNNNNNNNNNNNNNNNNNNNNNNNNNNNNNNNNNNNNNNNNNNNNNNNNNNNNNNNNNNNNNNNNNNNNNNNNNNNNNNNNNNNNNNNNNNNNNNNNNNNNNNNNNNNNNNNNNNNNNNNNNNNNNNNNNNNNNNNNNNNNNNNNNNNNNNNNNNNNNNNNNNNNNNNNNNNNNNNNNNNNNNNNNNNNNNNNNNNNNNNNNNNNNNNNNNNNNNNNNNNNNNNNNNNNNNNNNNNNNNNNNNNNNNNNNNNNNNNNNNNNNNNNNNNNNNNNNNNNNNNNNNNNNNNNNNNNNNNNNNNNNNNNNNNNNNNNNNNNNNNNNNNNNNNNNNNNNNNNNNNNNNNNNNNNNNNNNNNNNNNNNNNNNNNNNNNNNNNNNNNNNNNNNNNNNNNNNNNNNNNNNNNNNNNNNNNNNNNNNNNNNNNNNNNNNNNNNNNNNNNNNNNNNNNNNNNNNNNNNNNNNNNNNNNNNNNNNNNNNNNNNNNNNNNNNNNNNNNNNNNNNNNNNNNNNNNNNNNNNNNNNNNNNNNNNNNNNNNNNNNNNNNNNNNNNNNNNNNNNNNNNNNNNNNNNGGGGTCACTCACTATCAAAATAGCTGGTGTCCTCCTCAGACTCCAGGTGGGGCACAAACTCAGCTTTCTGCCGTAGCAGCCCGGTCCAATCCAGCGCAGCAAAGAAGCTGTGAGCCTTCACCTCCTGTGCTCCGCCTGCGTGGGGACATCGGGGGCCGTGGGGTGACGTGGGGTGACACAGAGGTAAGGTGGGCTGTGGGGTTTGGGTCTCACCCGCCCCCAGGCGTCGCAGGGGGTCGGTTTGCAGCAGGCAGGAGATGAGGTGCTGCGCGTCGGGGGGCAGAGCCTCGTCCCCCTCCGGCCACAGGATCTCATCTGCAGGGCaggtggggacgtggggacacggGAACACAGGAGCCCAGCCCTGCGTCCCCACGCGGGAGATGAGCGGCCCTCTCTGCGTCCCCATGTCTGTCCCCGAGCTGCAGTGCCCCATCCCTACCCCCATCCCACGTCCCCACTGCTGTCCTTGTGTCCCCACGTCCTGGAGGTGACCTTCTCCATCCGTCTGTCCCCAAACTGGAGCGGATGTGCACTgtctgcttggatccccacacCCACAATGGCGTCTCCTGCCCCTCCgtgcccccaatgtccccacacCCACAATGACATCCCCTACTCCTCCCCACCGtcgcccccccccccccccacgtccccatgtccccgtaCCCGAGATGACCTGCCCGAAAAGCTCCTCAGGGGTGTCCCCGAAGAAGGGGACGCAGCCCACCAGGAACTCATAGAGGACGATTCCCATTGCCCACCAGTCCACGGGTTTCCCGTAGCCCTGACGCAGGATCACCTCTGGCGCGATGTATTCGGGGGTGCCGCACACCTGGGAGCGGGCTCAGCGTTAGCCACGCCCCCGACCACGCCTACAGGCAGCACCCATTGGCCGCGCCCCTTGGCCACGCCCCCGGTCCCG
The sequence above is a segment of the Meleagris gallopavo isolate NT-WF06-2002-E0010 breed Aviagen turkey brand Nicholas breeding stock unplaced genomic scaffold, Turkey_5.1 ChrUn_random_7180001952210, whole genome shotgun sequence genome. Coding sequences within it:
- the LOC104916970 gene encoding microtubule-associated serine/threonine-protein kinase 1-like, coding for MGIVLYEFLVGCVPFFGDTPEELFGQVISDEILWPEGDEALPPDAQHLISCLLQTDPLRRLGAGGAQEVKAHSFFAALDWTGLLRQKAEFVPHLESEEDTSYFDSE